The following are encoded in a window of Scleropages formosus chromosome 7, fSclFor1.1, whole genome shotgun sequence genomic DNA:
- the LOC108930093 gene encoding polyadenylate-binding protein 2-B-like isoform X1 yields MAEFGNGLAEESLLDSDPGHPELEDPGVGDDEPGLEEGEAAIEDPELEAIKARVREMEEEAEKLKELQNEVEKQMNLSPPPAGPVIMSLEEKIEADGRSIYVGNVDYGATAEELEAHFHGCGSVNRVTILCDKFTGHPKGFAYIEFADKESVRTAMALDESLFRGRQIKVGAKRTNRPGISTTDRGFPRGRFRSRGGSFSSRARYYSGYTPPRGRGRAFRFQDQWRLTTPPPPVAAAPPTVSAASLSLSAPTIHTHPILSMWGGGAGAQGDHRAATGGLYCNNKR; encoded by the exons ATGGCGGAGTTCGGCAACGGGCTGGCGGAGGAGTCGCTGCTCGACTCAGACCCCGGCCACCCTGAACTGGAAGACCCGGGTGTGGGCGACGATGAACCGGGACTGGAGGAAGGAGAGGCCGCCATCGAGGACCCG GAGCTGGAGGCAATAAAAGCCCGGGTGCGAGAGATGGAGGAAGAAGCAGAGAAGTTGAAGGAGCTGCAGAACGAAGTGGAGAAACAGATGAATTTGAGCCCTCCGCCTG CAGGTCCTGTCATCATGTCTTTAGAAGAAAAGATTGAGGCAGATGGGAGGTCAATTTATGTGGGAAAT GTGGACTACGGCGCCactgcagaggagctggaggctcACTTCCATGGCTGCGGCTCCGTTAACAGAGTCACTATCTTGTGCGACAAGTTCACTGGACACCCCAAAGG GTTCGCATACATCGAGTTTGCAGATAAGGAGTCGGTACGAACGGCCATGGCCCTTGATGAGTCTTTGTTCAGAGGCAGGCAGATAAAG GTGGGAGCCAAGAGAACAAACAGGCCAGGCATCAGCACCACAGACCGTGGGTTCCCTAGGGGACGCTTCCGCTCACGGGGTGGGAGCTTCTCATCGCGGGCACGCTACTACAGCGGGTACACGCCACCCAGGGGCCGGGGCCGGGCCTTCAG GTTTCAGGACCAGTGGAGGTTGACCACGCCCCCTCCTCCTGTGGCCGCGGCGCCCCCCACTGTCTCAgcagcatctctctctctctctgctcccaCTATCCACACTCACCCCATCCTATCTATGTGGGGGGGTGGCGCTGGGGCTCAGGGTGACCACCGGGCTGCCACAGGGGGCCTTTACTGTAACAACAAGCGCTGA
- the LOC108930093 gene encoding polyadenylate-binding protein 2-B-like isoform X2 — protein sequence MAEFGNGLAEESLLDSDPGHPELEDPGVGDDEPGLEEGEAAIEDPELEAIKARVREMEEEAEKLKELQNEVEKQMNLSPPPGPVIMSLEEKIEADGRSIYVGNVDYGATAEELEAHFHGCGSVNRVTILCDKFTGHPKGFAYIEFADKESVRTAMALDESLFRGRQIKVGAKRTNRPGISTTDRGFPRGRFRSRGGSFSSRARYYSGYTPPRGRGRAFRFQDQWRLTTPPPPVAAAPPTVSAASLSLSAPTIHTHPILSMWGGGAGAQGDHRAATGGLYCNNKR from the exons ATGGCGGAGTTCGGCAACGGGCTGGCGGAGGAGTCGCTGCTCGACTCAGACCCCGGCCACCCTGAACTGGAAGACCCGGGTGTGGGCGACGATGAACCGGGACTGGAGGAAGGAGAGGCCGCCATCGAGGACCCG GAGCTGGAGGCAATAAAAGCCCGGGTGCGAGAGATGGAGGAAGAAGCAGAGAAGTTGAAGGAGCTGCAGAACGAAGTGGAGAAACAGATGAATTTGAGCCCTCCGCCTG GTCCTGTCATCATGTCTTTAGAAGAAAAGATTGAGGCAGATGGGAGGTCAATTTATGTGGGAAAT GTGGACTACGGCGCCactgcagaggagctggaggctcACTTCCATGGCTGCGGCTCCGTTAACAGAGTCACTATCTTGTGCGACAAGTTCACTGGACACCCCAAAGG GTTCGCATACATCGAGTTTGCAGATAAGGAGTCGGTACGAACGGCCATGGCCCTTGATGAGTCTTTGTTCAGAGGCAGGCAGATAAAG GTGGGAGCCAAGAGAACAAACAGGCCAGGCATCAGCACCACAGACCGTGGGTTCCCTAGGGGACGCTTCCGCTCACGGGGTGGGAGCTTCTCATCGCGGGCACGCTACTACAGCGGGTACACGCCACCCAGGGGCCGGGGCCGGGCCTTCAG GTTTCAGGACCAGTGGAGGTTGACCACGCCCCCTCCTCCTGTGGCCGCGGCGCCCCCCACTGTCTCAgcagcatctctctctctctctgctcccaCTATCCACACTCACCCCATCCTATCTATGTGGGGGGGTGGCGCTGGGGCTCAGGGTGACCACCGGGCTGCCACAGGGGGCCTTTACTGTAACAACAAGCGCTGA
- the LOC108930093 gene encoding polyadenylate-binding protein 2-B-like isoform X4, translated as MEEEAEKLKELQNEVEKQMNLSPPPAGPVIMSLEEKIEADGRSIYVGNVDYGATAEELEAHFHGCGSVNRVTILCDKFTGHPKGFAYIEFADKESVRTAMALDESLFRGRQIKVGAKRTNRPGISTTDRGFPRGRFRSRGGSFSSRARYYSGYTPPRGRGRAFRFQDQWRLTTPPPPVAAAPPTVSAASLSLSAPTIHTHPILSMWGGGAGAQGDHRAATGGLYCNNKR; from the exons ATGGAGGAAGAAGCAGAGAAGTTGAAGGAGCTGCAGAACGAAGTGGAGAAACAGATGAATTTGAGCCCTCCGCCTG CAGGTCCTGTCATCATGTCTTTAGAAGAAAAGATTGAGGCAGATGGGAGGTCAATTTATGTGGGAAAT GTGGACTACGGCGCCactgcagaggagctggaggctcACTTCCATGGCTGCGGCTCCGTTAACAGAGTCACTATCTTGTGCGACAAGTTCACTGGACACCCCAAAGG GTTCGCATACATCGAGTTTGCAGATAAGGAGTCGGTACGAACGGCCATGGCCCTTGATGAGTCTTTGTTCAGAGGCAGGCAGATAAAG GTGGGAGCCAAGAGAACAAACAGGCCAGGCATCAGCACCACAGACCGTGGGTTCCCTAGGGGACGCTTCCGCTCACGGGGTGGGAGCTTCTCATCGCGGGCACGCTACTACAGCGGGTACACGCCACCCAGGGGCCGGGGCCGGGCCTTCAG GTTTCAGGACCAGTGGAGGTTGACCACGCCCCCTCCTCCTGTGGCCGCGGCGCCCCCCACTGTCTCAgcagcatctctctctctctctgctcccaCTATCCACACTCACCCCATCCTATCTATGTGGGGGGGTGGCGCTGGGGCTCAGGGTGACCACCGGGCTGCCACAGGGGGCCTTTACTGTAACAACAAGCGCTGA
- the LOC108930093 gene encoding polyadenylate-binding protein 2-B-like isoform X3 translates to MAEFGNGLAEESLLDSDPGHPELEDPGVGDDEPGLEEGEAAIEDPELEAIKARVREMEEEAEKLKELQNEVEKQMNLSPPPAGPVIMSLEEKIEADGRSIYVGNVDYGATAEELEAHFHGCGSVNRVTILCDKFTGHPKGFAYIEFADKESVRTAMALDESLFRGRQIKVGAKRTNRPGISTTDRGFPRGRFRSRGGSFSSRARYYSGYTPPRGRGRAFRGRGRSTSWYSPY, encoded by the exons ATGGCGGAGTTCGGCAACGGGCTGGCGGAGGAGTCGCTGCTCGACTCAGACCCCGGCCACCCTGAACTGGAAGACCCGGGTGTGGGCGACGATGAACCGGGACTGGAGGAAGGAGAGGCCGCCATCGAGGACCCG GAGCTGGAGGCAATAAAAGCCCGGGTGCGAGAGATGGAGGAAGAAGCAGAGAAGTTGAAGGAGCTGCAGAACGAAGTGGAGAAACAGATGAATTTGAGCCCTCCGCCTG CAGGTCCTGTCATCATGTCTTTAGAAGAAAAGATTGAGGCAGATGGGAGGTCAATTTATGTGGGAAAT GTGGACTACGGCGCCactgcagaggagctggaggctcACTTCCATGGCTGCGGCTCCGTTAACAGAGTCACTATCTTGTGCGACAAGTTCACTGGACACCCCAAAGG GTTCGCATACATCGAGTTTGCAGATAAGGAGTCGGTACGAACGGCCATGGCCCTTGATGAGTCTTTGTTCAGAGGCAGGCAGATAAAG GTGGGAGCCAAGAGAACAAACAGGCCAGGCATCAGCACCACAGACCGTGGGTTCCCTAGGGGACGCTTCCGCTCACGGGGTGGGAGCTTCTCATCGCGGGCACGCTACTACAGCGGGTACACGCCACCCAGGGGCCGGGGCCGGGCCTTCAG gGGCCGAGGGCGATCAACATCGTGGTATTCCCCTTACTAA
- the LOC108930091 gene encoding zinc finger homeobox protein 3-like translates to MQEECGESVQTASSVLVWPCPLCQQDRTDRDALAQHLTDKHSVLPACLDRLLDTAAPVHHGSGREMEETDDEKSTDVVSSKQMPSESNGAPCDLSETEVNNAGSKRSNASTWVPRGSWTKVMPCPEKDSEGEEESEQEGVKDTLECDEDRPPDPESSKTLKSAPKSAANRDIASDGKSITNSSNTSKAPNDPVLEKFLDPNRPFKCNACLESFTSKSALGVHYSSATHLQRMRTGSGKQGDENETLPSSTAASQPLSRPFISNKPYQCAVCRVSYNHAFTLESHMKSVLHQTRSRNAIHSVSGTSDKKGTVHSGNAITTSAVNTPIPGVGSVVKSAHFGSTSTSSIQGSSNSLTGATKDTEQSQLQTVPSACSPSAPALSLLSSPVASPQAVSAFLTLLTSNSHSVTPPLQPSLFTANTSTPPGTTAPQLELIAQQRLLMPLFLNGLQNQNSNLDSPSAVLAHSVPLLDLSTAQQALQAQRLNSIQNPSSGLLAGLAAVMQTNAGPNEREETSDVIEKANREIVEKGESSQGKEEHVNESLNSQSQEGERERVENIAVNESSVERCVSDPEGMLSNEQTRQVEVSVHISVKEEIASSDSTEQSKFEQRAFEKADKMRDASQMIHDGVDKLKCSKSPKRQKKTLSLCDSNCSINETSFPSNMKPSVKFCPKETTQSSSSSLDLDKNTKLTNCINTSLMCSSNSSNGSSGGPSLIQNEHLPPSAVSKMKSSNPFLGLPGLSEFQSQVLWAFLESRSDGDAASPPREDCEALGREVGLDEAVVRRWLGDARQAREKERNSSGKAASTEANKALDRDEEEEEGVLTIVETEEGESPTTSSHAVDLSYSGGRGSPGESGLTSDSDNDGYYTSFIVTDEESQNDSVREETGSSLKEEAVKEEKVSGRGKVLRSSTVFLSDAEDSEEEEDAGNHKAKKRKRTQVEEVEMKKERLDSDVDLELEAQADPPPLSVSVEQQGIPRISASSSLQTLPMSVSLSPFSTQFLNPYVLSLHPSAVRLAMAEGDRERDKGRPPAFQNPPANTRCSGPFLNSLKGPPPASHMSPAKPLSNGGICESALDLSIGKKQSSTCSSSPGEKTAVQRDHTVDGLGIRQTALAVPGTGGLIVVRVKPDSAVALPTSNSNVNSNNNARTSTVYIRAAERLNASRMEKEKEKVHVKETESEKQQKQTKARRYRDMRRSRTIIQTEQLDVLYGCYFKDPNPGKHEFERISEWVHLPKKVVQIWFQNMRARERKGEVRFISDGTLAAVGKPLIKFTWPLTLPIFSSSPSPNTSAPCSGGIAKVSAGATSVTAPLKVKMEKVQDKEKKESMPKEVGAAASLSLLTVPKSKPESQVQVALAKSANKIVAAAPAVPIMVMKSHSSPGSLSYSKRKRGKEEEEEEEEKTDEEEEDHGTEKVGPGSTNRMVPKLSPALNVKPPASGSHKHNGLSDWSPKGTFKINTLTREQLGLSSTGSSVTNATATSTPPNSSSTAKSSPQEGAFPHHSAPRRPRTHLTSLQVSIMQSCYETCPHPNALECETVGTELGLPLKVVQIWFQNTRAKEKRWRLQMQKQSPSATESSKKIDTSSGSFLLYNALRANRPILPKPVQLTVLEPSAPPGLGQPAGRETLRGRCEACGVDFESRAAGRTHVFSPRHLATLRSTNFGQPPSLVSKGSGAGSASSSGVAAHPSPSTASTTS, encoded by the exons gaGGAGTGTGGAGAAAGTGTTCAGACAGCTAGCAGTGTGTTGGTATGGCCCTGCCCACTGTGTCAACAAGATCGGACAGACAGAGATGCTCTCGCCCAGCACCTGACTGATAAACACAGCGTTTTGCCTGCGTGTCTGGACAGACTGCTTGACACC GCTGCACCAGTGCATCATGGTAGTGGAAGGGAAATGGAGGAAACTGATGATGAGAAAAGCACTG ATGTCGTCTCTTCAAAGCAGATGCCCTCTGAAAGTAACGGGGCCCCCTGTGACCTCTCTGAGACGGAGGTGAACAATGCAGGATCCAAGCGGAGCAATGCCAGTACTTGGGTACCCAGGGGCTCATGGACAAAGGTTATGCCATGCCCGGAGAAAGACTCTGAAGGTGAGGAAGAAAGCGAGCAGGAGGGAGTTAAGGACACCTTGGAGTGTGATGAAGACAGACCTCCTGATCCAGAATCTTCAAAAACCTTGAAGAGTGCTCCAAAAAGTGCTGCTAACAGGGACATTGCCAGTGATGGAAAGAGCATcaccaacagcagcaacaccagCAAAGCTCCTAATGACCCAGTGCTGGAGAAGTTTCTTGACCCAAACCGCCCATTTAAATGCAATGCCTGCTTGGAATCCTTTACTTCCAAAAGCGCACTGGGTGTCCATTACAGTTCAGCCACCCACCTACAACGAATGAGAACGGGGTCAGGGAAACAGGGTGATGAAAACGAAACATTGCCAtccagcactgctgcctctcagCCTTTGTCTCGACCTTTCATTTCTAACAAGCCCTACCAGTGTGCTGTGTGCCGTGTCTCTTACAACCATGCATTTACCTTAGAGAGTCACATGAAATCTGTACTTCATCAAACACGCAGTAGAAATGCTATACACAGTGTTTCTGGCACTTCTGATAAAAAAGGAACTGTACATTCTGGAAATGCCATCACAACAAGTGCAGTGAATACTCCCATCCCAGGGGTAGGTTCTGTGGTAAAATCCGCACACTTTGGAAGTACCAGCACCAGTAGTATCCAGGGAAGCTCAAATTCATTGACAGGAGCAACCAAAGACACAGAGCAAAGCCAGCTACAAACTGTACCCTCAGCTTGTTCGCCTTCAGCGCCAGCCCTTTCTTTGCTCTCGTCTCCCGTGGCCTCACCACAGGCGGTGTCGGCTTTTCTGACTCTGCTCACCTCAAACTCGCATTCCGTGACCCCTCCTCTGCAGCCGTCGTTGTTTACTGCTAACACCAGCACCCCTCCTGGCACGACAGCCCCCCAGCTGGAACTGATAGCGCAGCAAAGGCTGCTCATGCCCCTGTTCCTGAATGGGCTGCAGAACCAGAATTCAAATCTGGACTCTCCCAGTGCGGTTCTGGCCCATTCTGTTCCTCTGCTTGATCTCAGTACTGCACAACAGGCTCTGCAAGCCCAAAGACTCAACAGCATACAGAACCCAAGCTCTGGGCTATTAGCTGGACTTGCCGCAGTCATGCAAACCAATGCAGGGCCAAACGAGAGGGAGGAGACTAGTGATGTGATAGAAAAGGCTAACAGAGAGATTGTGGAAAAGGGGGAGAGTAGCCAAGGGAAGGAGGAACATGTGAATGAATCACTGAATTCCCAATCTCAAGAaggtgagagggagagagtagAGAATATTGCTGTAAATGAAAGCAGTGTGGAGAGGTGTGTTTCGGATCCTGAAGGCATGTTAAGTAATGAGCAGACCAGGCAGGTAGAAGTCAGTGTGCATATTAGTGTGAAAGAAGAAATAGCTAGTAGTGACTCTACTGAGCAGTCTAAATTTGAACAGAGGGCATTTGAAAAGGCAGATAAAATGAGAGATGCATCTCAGATGATTCATGATGGGGTGGATAAACTGAAATGCAGTAAATCCCccaaaaggcaaaagaaaactCTCTCTCTTTGCGACAGTAACTGTTCTATTAATGAAACTTCTTTCCCTAGCAATATGAAACCCAGTGTTAAGTTTTGTCCTAAGGAAACAACCCAAAGCTCAAGTTCTAGTCTTGACCTGGACAAAAATACCAAACTCACAAACTGCATTAACACCAGCTTAATGTGTAGTAGTAATAGCAGTAACGGCAGTAGTGGTGGTCCTTCGTTAATTCAAAATGAGCATTTACCACCATCTGctgtttcaaaaatgaaaagttcgAACCCTTTCTTGGGCCTTCCAGGCCTGTCTGAGTTTCAGTCACAGGTGCTTTGGGCGTTTCTGGAGTCTCGCAGTGATGGAGATGCAGCCAGTCCTCCCCGGGAAGACTGTGAGGCTCTGGGACGAGAAGTTGGCCTTGATGAAGCAGTGGTACGTAGGTGGCTGGGGGATGCCCGGCAAGctagggagaaagagagaaattcATCTGGTAAGGCGGCATCCACAGAGGCAAACAAGGCCTTGGACagggatgaggaggaagaggaaggtgtCCTTACCATAGTTGAAACTGAAGAAGGGGAGAGTCCCACAACAAGTAGCCATGCTGTGGACTTGTCCTAcagtggagggagggggagccCTGGGGAGTCTGGCCTGACCTCAGACTCAGACAATGACGGATATTATACCTCTTTCATTGTAACAGATGAGGAGAGCCAAAATGATTCAGTTCGGGAAGAGACGGGCAGTTCGCTGAAGGAGGAAGCGGTGAAGGAGGAGAAGGTCTCTGGAAGAGGGAAAGTTCTTCGTTCCTCAACTGTGTTTCTGTCAGATGCAGAAGAcagtgaggaggaagaggatgctgggaatcataaagcaaaaaagagaaaaagaacacagGTTGAGGAAGTGGAAATGAAGAAAGAGCGATTAGACTCGGATGTAGATTTGGAGCTGGAAGCTCAAGCTgatcctcctcctctgtcagtTTCTGTTGAACAGCAAGGTATTCCACGCATCAGTGCTAGTAGCAGTTTGCAGACCCTCCCTATGTCTGTCTCCCTCAGTCCCTTTTCCACCCAGTTCCTCAACCCTTATGTTCTCTCACTACACCCTTCGGCAGTCAGGTTGGCGATGGCTGAGGGTGACAGAGAACGTGATAAAGGAAGGCCTCCTGCATTCCAAAATCCTCCTGCTAACACCCGTTGTTCTGGCCCTTTCCTGAACTCCCTAAAAGGACCTCCTCCAGCATCCCACATGTCACCTGCCAAACCCCTTTCCAATGGAGGAATCTGTGAGTCTGCATTGGATCTCAGCATTGGGAAAAAACAGAGCTCCACTTGTTCTTCTTCCCCTGGTGAAAAGACAGCCGTCCAGAGAGATCATACAGTGGACGGACTTGGGATAAGACAGACTGCACTCGCGGTACCAGGGACTGGTGGACTCATAGTGGTCCGTGTCAAGCCAGATTCTGCTGTAGCTCTTCCAACATCTAACAGCAATGTcaatagcaataacaatgcACGGACTAGCACAGTGTACATCAGGGCTGCAGAGCGATTGAATGCCTCCAGaatggagaaggagaaagagaaggtaCATGTGAAGGAGACAGAAAgtgaaaagcagcagaagcAAACTAAAGCTCGACGGTACAGGGACATGAGGCGATCCAGGACTATAATCCAGACAGAGCAGCTTGATGTCCTTTATGGCTGCTACTTCAAAGACCCAAACCCTGGGAAGCACGAGTTTGAGCGAATCTCAGAATGGGTCCATCTACCCAAGAAGGTGGTTCAAATCTGGTTCCAGAACATGCGAGCTCGTGAACGTAAAGGCGAGGTGCGTTTCATCAGTGATGGCACGTTGGCGGCTGTGGGTAAACCTCTCATAAAGTTCACTTGGCCACTGACCCTACCCATCTTCTCAAGTAGTCCTAGTCCAAACACCAGCGCACCCTGCAGTGGGGGGATCGCAAAGGTTTCTGCTGGAGCCACTTCTGTTACTGCACCTCTAAAAGTAAAGATGGAGAAAGTGcaggacaaggaaaaaaaagaaagtatgcCAAAAgaggttggagctgctgcttcccTCTCACTTTTGACTGTGCCTAAATCCAAACCAGAGTCCCAGGTTCAGGTAGCACTTGCTAAATCTGCCAATAAGATTGTGGCTGCTGCGCCTGCCGTCCCAATCATGGTCATGAAATCTCACTCTTCTCCTGGATCACTCTCATACTCAAAGCGAAAACGAggtaaagaagaagaagaagaggaagaagaaaaaactgatgaggaagaagaggaccATGGGACAGAGAAGGTGGGTCCTGGGTCCACCAACCGCATGGTACCAAAATTATCCCCTGCACTCAATGTCAAGCCTCCTGCCTCGGGGTCTCACAAACATAATGGTCTGAGTGATTGGTCCCCAAAGGGTACCTTTAAAATCAACACTTTGACCAGGGAGCAACTGGGACTGTCGTCAACCGGTTCATCCGTCACAAATGCTACCGCCACCTCCACTCCCCCTAACTCAAGCTCAACAGCCAAGTCCAGCCCGCAGGAAGGGGCTTTCCCGCACCATTCTGCTCCTCGACGACCACGGACACACCTGACATCTTTACAGGTCTCTATAATGCAGTCATGTTATGAGACCTGCCCTCACCCCAATGCGCTGGAGTGTGAAACTGTTGGGACAGAATTGGGGCTTCCTCTTAAGGTGGTGCAGATCTGGTTCCAGAATACCCGAGCTAAGGAGAAGCGGTGGCGGCTGCAGatgcagaaacag TCTCCCAGTGCAACGGAATCCTCCAAGAAGATAGACACCAGCTCAGGCAGCTTCCTGCTATACAATGCACTCAGAGCCAACCGGCCCATCTTACCTAAACCAGTGCAGCTGACGGTGCTGGAACCTTCTGCACCCCCAGGCCTTGGCCAACCAGCAGGGCGCGAAACCCTCAGAGGCCGGTGTGAAGCATGCGGTGTAGATTTTGAATCCAGGGCAGCAGGGAGAACCCACGTCTTCTCTCCACGGCACTTAGCCACTCTGAGGTCCACTAACTTTGGTCAGCCACCTTCACTAGTCAGCAAAGGTTCCGGCGCAGGGTCTGCTTCAAGTTCTGGAGTGGCTGCACACCCTTCCCCCAGTACAGCCAGCACCACAAGCTAA